From the Gymnogyps californianus isolate 813 chromosome 2, ASM1813914v2, whole genome shotgun sequence genome, one window contains:
- the LOC127029904 gene encoding LOW QUALITY PROTEIN: uncharacterized protein LOC127029904 (The sequence of the model RefSeq protein was modified relative to this genomic sequence to represent the inferred CDS: inserted 1 base in 1 codon), which yields MAETVGVIPRDEEDIQNNSDDEDPFPNCDAVMASPSCSASPSLASLNEDKGSSAVPERLSILSSKAVAQAKALTGPEMVSGGQAQRTASGLADHHPTAVNASLGGSSYPTVAGNLQPVGIASLCSESPCCNGDPSSEVPQVPRVPGRAGKLPQAVTALXGTDPGGCHTQQAGSGAKGPPCSLGQVIWTTTAKVMETLENKKKEEKEKYRLQLAMYRRLLLLRSIRSLHKQLEQQQARLEECYGMVINTKKEVLKHIRSTSPSPSP from the exons ATGGCTGAGACAGTAGGTGTAATACCAAGAGATGAAGAGGACATCCAAAATAACAGTGATGATGAAGACCCATTTCCAAATTGTGATGCTGTAATGGCATCCCCCAGTTGCTCTGCCAGCCCTTCGTTAGCCAGCCTTAATGAAGACAAGGGAAGCTCAGCAGTGCCAGAAAGACTGTCCATCCTCTCCAGCAAGGCCGTGGCCCAGGCAAAAGCCCTGACTGGCCCAGAGATGGTTAGTGGTGGCCAGGCACAGAGGACAGCCTCTGGGTTAGCTGACCATCATCCGACAGCTGTAAATGCATCGTTAGGTGGCTCGTCGTACCCCACAGTGGCCGGTaacctgcagcctgtgggcaTTGCCTCCCTGTGCTCTGAAAGCCCCTGCTGCAATGGTGACCCAAGTTCGGAGGTGCCACAGGTCCCAAGGGTGCCTGGCAGGGCCGGCAAGCTGCCGCAGGCTGTCACTGCCC CCGGGACCGACCCCGGGGGCTGCCACacgcagcaggcagggagcggcGCCAAGGGCCCACCTTGTAGTCTGGGCCAGGTGATTTGGACGACGACTGCAAAAGTAATGGAGACcttagaaaataagaaaaaggaggaaaaggagaagtaCCGGCTCCAGCTAGCTATGTACCGACGGCTTCTGCTGTTGCGCTCAATCAGGAGCTTGCAtaagcagctggagcagcagcaggccaGATTGGAGGAATGCTACGGCATGGTAATAAATACCAAGAAAGAAGTGTTGAAACACATTCGCTCAACCTCGCCCTCACCTTCGCCGTAA